The genomic segment CCAGCTTCAgatcttcatctttttttcctctccatttTGGGCAACTGCAGTTTATCCAAGCAGTGCAAAACAAAAAGCGAACCTTCCATTTTCTACAATTTTTGCTCTTCAATGTTGACTTTAGCGTCCAAGCTCTTGTAGACCAGAGCGATGCCGACGTTCTTATTGGCGGTCGCTTGACTCCTGGTGTCCCGCCTTCGCCCCGTCAGCGCGGACATCAGCCTGGCGCGGTAGTGGTCGCCGGCCAGAAAGTACAAAACGGGGTCGATGCAGCTGTTGACGCTGGCGAGCGGCCTGGTGATCTTGTAGGCGAAGTTGACGATGTTGAGCGTGCGGCAATCCAGCCGCAGCACGCGGGCGGCGTAGTAGACGGTGCGCGTGACGTGGAAGGGCACGAAGCTGACGGCGAAGACCATCAGCACCACCACGATCAGCTTGACCGACTTGTGCCGCGACGCCGGGTTATTGCCCGCCAGGCCGGGTCGGCACAGGGTGCGCGCCATCCGGCAGTAGCACGCCACGATGACCAGGAAGGGAACGGCGAAGAGAAGCGCCATGACGGCCGAGCTGTAGTCCACGTACTCCTCGAAGGCGTCCTGGCTGGTGGTGTCGTGGCACAGCGTGTCGTTGTCCCGCCTGGACGTGGTGACGAACACCAAGTTGGGCACCAGGCAGACCACCACCGCCGCCCACACGCCGGCGCAGGCCAGGTGGGCGTGGCGGGCTTTGACCAGGCTGAGCGCCTTGATGGGGTGGCAGATGCCCACGTAGCGGTGCAGGCTGATGCAGGTGAGCAGCAGGATGCTGCAGTAGAGGTTGGCGTAGAACAGGAAGCGCACCGCTTTGCACGCCGCCACGCCGAAGGGCCAGTGGCTGCGGTTGGCGTAGTAGTAGATGAGCGTGGGCAGCGACAGCACGTACAGGAAGTCGGACAGCGCCAGGTGAAACATGAAGACGGCGCTGGCGTTCCACGGCCGCATTTTGATGAACGTCCACAGGGCGGTGGCGTTGAGCGCCAAGCCCACCACGAAGACCAGCGAGTAGGAGACGGGCAGCAGCACGTACTTGAACTCCTCGTCAAAGCGGCAGCTGGCGTTGAAGACGGACGTCAACGCCACAGACTGGTTGGACTCTGCTGGGATGGACGCCGGCGTTGCCATGACGACCGCTGGGCTCCCGCGTCAGAGTCGGGAGGCGGCGAGGGAACCATCCGAGGACGAGGAGGCTCTGAGGTGCGCACACGGAGAAAAGGTTTGCGGGGACCAAGGTTTTGATGcctaaccccttcagacccaaattttttgagcattttgacgaatatcggtattggcctcttttttttctttctaatgtaaaaccattttaatctcagggaactatttatttgaattttcagttaacttacTAAGAGAtcctgctgaccctgggaaccttctgaaccttttgtttgtgatcgacattaaaacaaagaaatgtgaaagtttaagatttcagatatttttacattttgggaaaaaaaaaaattactgtagaaaactatactTACTTTACGTTTCAAATAGCAATTTGACAATTGTAGCTTACCTGACTTTATTACACATGACTTGgtgaaacaaaatgtacacaAGTCGTACTATTAACCTTTTTGTTTCAAGCCTTGGTATCCTCCCATCTCAACCTCCCAACATGGCGTACGAACAACTACCGGCTGCCAGTCACGTGATTAAAGACAAAGATCCTTAAATTGAGACGTGAGTAGTGAGTACTTTTATCAACCGTGGCCTTACAATTCTGAGATATTTAATCATAAACCCGAGTATTGCAAACGTCTCAAATATCAACATTCTCTAATAAGTTAAGTAGTTTCTAAAACATTGTACTGATAATcgaaataattcaaattgttTTCAGTGTGGTGCAGCCACATCACTAAAACTTTACCTAAGGAATATCTATTTGACTGTAATAATAATGGGGGGTAGCATCATTAGTAATCCTATTAGTTTTTCGATCGTAATAATTAGTAGCGCTTTTGTGTTGGCATGTGTAGGCTACTGTACTTTTAAAATCTGACTTTGACTTTTCGGCTTAACTACGGTGTACAAGCGCCTAAAATGCCCATGCATGTCCCAAAAACTACTCCGAGATTGTTGTTCCGCGCATTCCGCGTGTACACACTTCGACACACTTCGAGTGTGacaaattgtgtaaaaaaaaaaaaaaaaaaaaagtccaactgACAGCGTGTGTCCTAGAAGCAGTTTCGTGTAGTTGATCGTGCGTCGGTACCTGCAGAATTGGAGGTGCTCGCTTCCCACGAAGTCCTCCCCACTCGGGAAGTTGCAAGGGGACCCCCGCAGGCGCCCTGAGGTGCCCCTCGGCATAATCTTCTTTTCGATGTTCCGTACAAAGTCAGCGGCTGATGTTCGGGTGCGAGCCTGGCTGCAGTGCATTAGACACGCCGCAAAGTTATTTGGGGGCTGCTGGGTGGGTCGAGGTTTGCATGCGCGCTCCTGTTGCAGAGACAGGAGCGAACCGTGCGCGCTCACGAAGGAACGCTGCTGCTGATTGGACACAAAAAGAGATCACGCAATttactttacatttattttaaggtTCAAATTCTGCTTTATTAACGTGCACAATAAATAGAGCTATATTTCCCAACTTGTAATGTTCTTACCTTAAAGTGGAACTCAATCAAAAGGAAGTTCAAATACTGTGATTTGGTCAATTTCATCAAAGTTTGATTCTATTTTTGAGTGAGAGCAAATATGATCTGGCATGGTGTTAAATTCAACTCTTAAagatgtaaacttatgagcacgggtgtggggggggggatacctTGTACAACATCGTGTGAACTACAACCACATACGCAACGCATTATGTAATCCTTGCTCGAGAAGCGttcaagttcaatcagataTCCTGAAAGTGCATACGAACAGAACTTTGGGATGATGTTCAGAGGTCGTTTACTTGAACAGGAACACGCAAGCAACAAGGCAAACGCATGACTTACACTGTCGCGACCTTCCCGATGGTCTTCCGGAGCCTCCAAGAAAGCTCCCCGAAGATGTTGAGTCATAGATTTGAACAGCTGCACCGTTTCCGTCTTTTGTAAAGCGCATCCTTCGGGGGGCCGGTCCGTTTGGTTTCACCTGCTTCGTTCTCGTCATGCAACAGCAATGTGTGATCGTAAAGACATAAATGTAACGTGATGATTGGAAGGCTCCTCTTAATAAGTTACCACGGATTTACTTTGTGTCCCGCATGAGATGGCAACAAGGATAAAGGTCAACCAAAATTGAGCTCTATTATCTATTTCAAATCAGACTGTAGCTTATAGGATGTGCAGGTGTCCCTAATAAAGTGTCTGTTGCGTGTATACAGAATGTGGTATTGCGCAGGTTAACAAAAACAGAGATTagagaaaatattttgtgtgttttttttcttccccctttCGTGAATGtgctgcccaaaaaaaaaaaccacgtCCAGGTGATGACATCATGGACAAAGCAGCTCGAGGTCGGTAAACAGACTAGAATTGTTTGGCTGTGCCTTAATCAGTAACTACAGCAGCAAAACGCACACGGTCACTGTCACACGAGGACTATGTCGAGGGTTAACGTGGGAAAAACCGCTGGCGAGGTTTTATTTTGCAGCCAGACAAGAGAATTTGTCCAATCGAGTTGGGGGTGCGTGTTGCCCGGTGCTGTGCGATTGTGCACTTTGCTCACTCAAACGAAAGAAATATTATCTTCTGCCCCTGCTGGTCGACTGCAAGACGGACAAACGGGATCGCTCGCTGAAGGTCATCGAATGCACTTTACTTGTGGACAGACAACAGACAACCAGCGCTGATTAAGTGACACGATAGAAAGAGTGCAAGACGGCAAACAGAGCCGAATTGACTTGGCCACGTATGCACAGTATGGATTTGATGCCACTCTATAGGTTTGCTTGTGGCCTTTTACAAGCTCGGGTCAGGCTCAATAAAGTACGCTCGGTGGGGAAAGAGTGGATGAAAAGCGAACACTTGCCTTCCGATAATGCAGACAAAACGGAGCCGACCTGGAAACAAGAATTCAGATTATTTTCACGTGGTTGACATTTTTGCATTGAATGCGTACACGCTGGTCCCTTGGAAGTCCAACAATTCATTACGACTTTCAATGCTATCATCtccatacactctaaaaaacagttgggtcaaaaataacacaattatggGTCGTACATGGACCGAaactctacttgggtcaatttgagtcaagaaatgggtcttttagtgtagaAGGACTCATGATTATTGGTAAGATCCTTTActtgtgtcaatttttttttgtcattttgtataataaaagccagaaagttgggtcaaattgacccataaagtggatcggtccatttttga from the Vanacampus margaritifer isolate UIUO_Vmar chromosome 10, RoL_Vmar_1.0, whole genome shotgun sequence genome contains:
- the LOC144058825 gene encoding P2Y purinoceptor 4, producing the protein MATPASIPAESNQSVALTSVFNASCRFDEEFKYVLLPVSYSLVFVVGLALNATALWTFIKMRPWNASAVFMFHLALSDFLYVLSLPTLIYYYANRSHWPFGVAACKAVRFLFYANLYCSILLLTCISLHRYVGICHPIKALSLVKARHAHLACAGVWAAVVVCLVPNLVFVTTSRRDNDTLCHDTTSQDAFEEYVDYSSAVMALLFAVPFLVIVACYCRMARTLCRPGLAGNNPASRHKSVKLIVVVLMVFAVSFVPFHVTRTVYYAARVLRLDCRTLNIVNFAYKITRPLASVNSCIDPVLYFLAGDHYRARLMSALTGRRRDTRSQATANKNVGIALVYKSLDAKVNIEEQKL